From the genome of Capsicum annuum cultivar UCD-10X-F1 chromosome 4, UCD10Xv1.1, whole genome shotgun sequence:
GTTGATGATAAAGTAGTTGCATGTCCCATGCAAAAACGTTAGACTAGGTCGATGAACAATATTGCATTATCCACGTGTCACCTAAAGATCTTTACACGTGTCACAGAGCTGGTGGCAATATCGTAAATAAATCCCActttcaaggacaatgcttaCACCACCATGTTACATTGTCCACGTGTCAACTAACCAGCAACTTCTCTCCCATTCGTGTGGAGATCTTTTCGCTAAATCTTACATCGGTATTTACAAAACACGTGTCCCACAGCTCGTGGCAATATCGTAAATAAATCCCACTTTCAGGGGCAATGTTTTAGACAAAGCTTCAGTTTCTCTAAAACCCTAATTTGCTTTGCTTAGAGAAaccctctttctttttctctctggCCGGCGATGGCATTGCTCAGCCGTATGAGAGCGGCGGCGAAGCCACTTATGCGGCGGCGTTACGGATCAGCTGCGGCGGCTCAGCTAGCTGACTACGATGATTACGATGAATACGACGAAGAGTGTTGTGAGAAGAACAGGAGGTGTTTAATGGAGGAATCAGAGGGATCGGTACCAACAAGAGGAGTACAGTGGGTGATAATGGGTGATCCAATGGCAAAGAGACACGTGTACGCTCAATGGCTAGCGAAGCTTCTAGATGTTCCTCATATTTCTATGGGTTCACTCGTTCGTCAAGAGCTCCATCCTCGTTCTACTCTATACAAGCAGGTTTCAGTTTATTTTTGCCCTAGTGAGCTTCAAATATATTTGCaatggaaaatgaaaagaaaacaaattattaaataatagaaAGAAATTAGCTTGAATAGAGggaatatataacaaaatattcaTGTAATTGaaccagtggcggagccagaattttcactgagtcgaaggggttcaacatttattatatatacataaaaatatttttgaccatgtaaaaatagtataattttccggcGAAAGGGGTTAGGATAAACCCCTGAATTGTATGTGGATCCGCCACTGAATTGAACCATGCTAATTCAGAATTAAAAGTATAAAAACTTGATTGAACTTGTCTTTGTTTTAGTCTCAAACAATTTAGTTGTTGGCTTAATTAAAAATGTGCAGTCCGATGTACTAGAGTTCCCTCTATGTGTGGGGTTCAGGGAAGGGACGGactacaagggtgtattgtatgccGGCTTGAACTCGTGAGGTCGCAAGGAggcaactttaccggttactccaaggctccccttcttaATTGTTGGTGTAATTAAATGATTGATTTCTGCTTTTAACAGATAATTTACATAAGTAGAAACGCTGCACTATAAAACATGTAAAAGTTTCGTTTTTTGACCTTTCCGCTAGTAATTtgtcatgtaaaatggaacaaaGGAGTACTTTCGTTTGCCTTAATTATTTGTGTCTTGAgacgggggtctatcggaaacaacctttctacttctccggaggtagtggtatggactgcgtacattttaccctccccagaccccactatgtgggaatccactaggtttgttgttgttgttcttaatgAAGATAGCAGATGCTGTCAATCAAGGAAAGCTTTAATTttaagaaacaaatataattggTATTTTTTCAATTAGTAATATGTCACATATGTTATATTTGACCTCTGAACTGGTAATTTATCTTAAAAATGGAATAAGGGAGGATGGTTTTTGCTTTAGAATAGTTTGGTtttactctctcttttctttttgtttgtttaaCCCAATAGTATCTTTCATTTTGTGTATGGCTCTATGAAGATAGCAGATGCTGTCAATCAAGGAAAACTTGTCCCGGAGGAAGTTATATTTGGTTTGTTGTCAAAAAGGCtagaagaaggatattgcaggggtgaaagtggattcatcttgGATGGAATTCCTCGATCAAAGATTCAAGCCGTAAGTATAGCCTCCCTTCCACGTGGATCCTTGCATTTTCATTTAAACCAGTTTTCCTTGAATGGTTGAGACCAGCAGCTAAAAGTACATGCTTCACGTATTGATTGAGCATTGTTTTGTTCATAGTAGTGTTAAATAGAAAAATGTAAATTGTATGTTATTTTCAGTTgttcaatttttgtttgaaacattgaattaAAATGGTTTTAGTTCAACTTAAAGTtggtgaaaaaattataaattttcatgtTAATGGCATGGAGGGAATTTTTAATGAGGAGTCCGTGAAAGATCGTGGTTTTCTACATTCTGAAATCCTGATTCTGCATCTTTAGATGGATAA
Proteins encoded in this window:
- the LOC107868499 gene encoding probable adenylate kinase 7, mitochondrial, coding for MALLSRMRAAAKPLMRRRYGSAAAAQLADYDDYDEYDEECCEKNRRCLMEESEGSVPTRGVQWVIMGDPMAKRHVYAQWLAKLLDVPHISMGSLVRQELHPRSTLYKQIADAVNQGKLVPEEVIFGLLSKRLEEGYCRGESGFILDGIPRSKIQAEILDKTVDIDLVLNLKCAEDLMSKKEKSPRLYPSLEFLCRGTSGINTSRQAEGSHFRPSSIMDDVSRKNLHVHAEQVKPLEEYYRKQRKLLDFQVAGGPGETWQGLLAALHLQHRNAVGSTQLTAGC